The proteins below come from a single Mangifera indica cultivar Alphonso chromosome 16, CATAS_Mindica_2.1, whole genome shotgun sequence genomic window:
- the LOC123198994 gene encoding TMV resistance protein N-like yields the protein MASSSSSSSSITPKIEYEVFLSFCGVDTRKKITSHLYEAFCQKKIKTFIDDNLIRGEEISPSLLTAIEHSKISVIIFSKGYPASRWCLKELEEIVKCKNKYDQIVIPVFYEVDPSNVRNQMGDFGIAFGELEKRFMDDLEMLQRWRTALRDAANLSGFDSKNYRNEASLVNNIVDEILRRLDYDSSIIHTKNLVGLDSSIEEIENLLCTKGVCKVGIWGIRGIGKTTLATVVFNKIFGQFEVSYFIENIREELEKSGGLNDMSQKLSHALLGDIHPNIW from the exons ATggcctcttcttcttcttcttcttcttccatcaCTCCTAAAATAGAGTATGAGGTTTTCCTTAGTTTCTGCGGTGTGGACACCCGGAAAAAGATTACCAGCCATCTATATGAAGCCTTTTgtcagaaaaaaattaaaactttcatcGATGATAATCTTAtaagaggagaagaaatttctcCATCTCTCTTGACGGCAATTGAACATTCAAAGATCTcggttatcattttctctaaaggcTACCCTGCCTCTAGATGGTGTCTCAAAGAACTTGAAGAGATAGTTAAATGTAAGAACAAGTATGATCAGATCGTAATACCGGTCTTCTATGAAGTAGATCCATCTAATGTCAGGAATCAAATGGGGGATTTTGGGATTGCATTTGGTGAGCTGGAAAAgcgttttatggatgatttgGAGATGTTGCAGAGATGGAGGACTGCTTTGAGGGATGCAGCCAACCTATCTGGTTTTGATTCAAAGAACTACAG GAATGAAGCATCACTTgtaaataatattgttgatgaaattttgAGAAGATTGGACTACGACTCCTCAATAATTCACACCAAGAACCTAGTTGGATTAGATTCATCAATTGAggagattgaaaatttattatgtacaAAGGGTGTTTGCAAAGTAGGAATTTGGGGCATTAGGGGCATAGGTAAGACTACTCTTGCTACTGTTGTATTCAACAAAATCTTTGGACAGTTTGAAGTTTcttatttcattgaaaatattagagaagaatTAGAGAAAAGCGGGGGATTAAATGACATGTCCCAAAAACTTAGTCATGCACTTTTAGGGGATATACATCCCAATATTTGGTAA